A window of the Phaseolus vulgaris cultivar G19833 chromosome 5, P. vulgaris v2.0, whole genome shotgun sequence genome harbors these coding sequences:
- the LOC137834480 gene encoding heavy metal-associated isoprenylated plant protein 28 has product MTIIEMRVHMDCPGCENKVKAALQKLKGVDDIEIDMKLQKVTVNGYAEQKKVLKTVRKTGCRAELWQLPYTTESQNQYFQQHHCNGPLTYYASQPSSSYNYYKHGYDSSDPRYYNYPSQSSIFGHQTGATFSDDNPHACVIM; this is encoded by the exons ATGACG ATCATAGAGATGAGAGTACACATGGACTGTCCTGGATGTGAAAACAAAGTGAAAGCTGCACTACAAAAACTTAAAG GGGTGGATGACATTGAAATAGACATGAAACTGCAAAAGGTGACTGTGAATGGCTATGCTGAGCAGAAGAAGGTTCTGAAAACTGTTCGAAAAACTGGTTGCAGGGCTGAGTTGTGGCAACTTCCATATACAACAGAGTCCCAAAACCAATATTTTCAGCAGCACCATTGCAATGGTCCTCTCACCTATTATGCTTCTCAACCTTCCTCATCTTATAACTATTACAAACATGGCTATGATAGCAGTGATCCACGCTATTACAACTATCCCTCACAATCTTCCATCTTTGGCCACCAAACTGGTGCTACTTTTAGTGATGACAATCCTCACGCTTGTGTCATTATGTGA
- the LOC137835394 gene encoding phosphoenolpyruvate carboxylase 2-like gives MATRNIEKMASIDAQLRLLAPRKVSDDDKLVEYDALLLDRFLDILQDLHGEDIRQTVQDCYELSAEYEGEHRPEKLEELGNMLTGLDAGDSIVISKSFSHMLNLANLAEEVQIAYRRRIKLLKKGDFADENSAMTESDIEETLKRLVTQLKKTPQEVFDALKNQTVDLVLTAHPTQSVRRSLLQKHGRIRNCLTQLYAKDITPDDKQELDEALQREIQAAFRTDEIRRTPPTPQDEMRAGMSYFHETIWKGVPKFLRRVDTALKNIGINERVPYNAPVIQFSSWMGGDRDGNPRVTPEVTRDVCLLARMMAANMYFSQIEDLMFELSMWRCTDELRVRAHELHRSSKRDAKHYIEFWKQIPPNEPYRVILGDVRDKLYNTRERARQLLASGNSDIPEETTFTKIEQFLEPLELCYRSLCACGDRPIADGSLLDFLRQVSTFGLSLVRLDIRQESERHTDVMDAITKHLGIGSYREWSEEKRQQWLLSELSGKRPLFGHDLPKTEEINDVLETFHVISELPKDNFGAYIISMATAPSDVLAVELLQRECHVKEPLRVVPLFEKLADLETAPASVARLFSIDWYRDRINGKQEVMIGYSDSGKDAGRLSAAWALYKAQEELVKVAKDFGVKLTMFHGRGGTVGRGGGPTHLAILSQPPDTVHGSLRVTVQGEVIEQSFGEEHLCFRTLQRFTAATLEHGMHPPESPKPAWRALMDEMAVIATQEYRSVVFREPRFVEYFRRATPELEYGRMNIGSRPSKRKPSGGIESLRAIPWIFAWTQTRFHLPVWLGFGTAFKHVIEKDPKNLQMLQDMYNQWPFFRVTLDLVEMVFAKGDPGIAALFDKLLVPEELRPFGESLRAKYEETKTFLLQVAGHKDLLEGDPYLKQRLRLRDSYITTLNVLQAYTLKRIRDPDYHVKLRPHLSKDYMESSKPAAELVKLNPKSEYAPGLEDTLILTMKGIAAGMQNTG, from the exons ATGGCTACCCGTAACATTGAGAAGATGGCCTCCATTGATGCTCAGTTGAGGTTGCTGGCACCACGCAAGGTCTCTGATGATGACAAACTGGTTGAGTATGATGCTCTTTTGTTGGACCGTTTCCTTGACATTCTGCAGGATTTGCATGGTGAAGATATCAGACAAACG GTTCAAGATTGTTATGAGCTGTCGGCTGAGTACGAAGGGGAGCATCGACCTGAAAAGTTGGAGGAACTTGGGAATATGCTGACTGGTCTTGATGCTGGGGATTCAATTGTTATTTCCAAATCCTTTTCTCACATGCTCAATTTGGCCAACTTGGCAGAAGAAGTTCAAATTGCGTACCGAAGAAGGATCAAGTTATTGAAGAAGGGTGATTTTGCGGATGAGAACTCTGCCATGACAGAGTCAGACATTGAAGAGACCTTGAAGAGGCTCGTGACTCAACTGAAGAAGACCCCCCAGGAAGTCTTTGATGCTCTGAAGAACCAAACTGTGGATTTGGTCCTAACTGCTCATCCTACTCAGTCTGTTCGCAGATCTTTGCTGCAAAAGCATGGAAG GATAAGGAATTGTTTGACACAATTATATGCCAAAGACATAACTCCAGATGACAAGCAGGAACTTGATGAGGCTTTACAAAGAGAG ATTCAAGCTGCATTTCGCACAGATGAAATTCGACGGACTCCTCCTACACCACAAGATGAGATGAGGGCAGGAATGAGCTACTTTCATGAGACAATTTGGAAAGGTGTACCAAAGTTTCTGCGCCGGGTTGATACAGCTCTGAAGAACATTGGAATAAACGAACGTGTCCCATATAATGCTCCTGTTATTCAGTTCTCTTCTTGGATGGGAGGAGATCGTGATG GTAATCCAAGAGTAACCCCTGAAGTTACAAGGGATGTGTGTTTGCTGGCTAGAATGATGGCTGCTAATATGTACTTCTCTCAGATAGAGGATCTCATGTTTGAG TTGTCTATGTGGCGTTGCACTGACGAGCTCCGTGTTCGTGCTCATGAACTCCATAGGTCCTCAAAGAGAGATGCAAAACATTACATAG AATTTTGGAAACAGATTCCTCCAAATGAGCCATATCGTGTTATTCTTGGTGATGTAAGAGACAAACTGTATAACACACGTGAACGTGCTCGCCAGTTATTAGCCAGTGGGAACTCTGATATCCCAGAGGAGACAACCTTCACTAAAATTGAGCAG TTCCTGGAGCCTCTTGAACTGTGCTATAGGTCACTATGTGCATGTGGTGACAGACCAATAGCAGATGGAAGCCTCCTTGATTTCCTGCGGCAAGTTTCCACATTTGGACTCTCACTTGTGAGGCTTGACATCCGTCAAGAGTCAGAAAGGCACACTGATGTTATGGATGCTATCACAAAACACTTGGGAATTGGATCATACCGAGAGTGGTCTGAGGAAAAGAGGCAGCAGTGGCTCTTGTCTGAACTCAGTGGAAAACGCCCTCTCTTTGGCCATGACCTTCCCAAAACAGAAGAAATCAATGATGTTTTGGAAACCTTCCATGTCATTTCAGAGCTACCTAAAGACAACTTTGGTGCCTACATCATATCAATGGCCACTGCCCCATCTGATGTGCTGGCGGTTGAGCTTTTACAACGTGAGTGCCATGTGAAGGAGCCACTAAGGGTGGTGCCACTGTTTGAAAAGCTTGCTGATCTTGAGACTGCTCCGGCTTCCGTGGCACGACTTTTCTCCATAGATTGGTACAGAGACCGCATCAATGGGAAGCAAGAAGTTATGATAGGGTACTCAGACTCAGGAAAAGATGCTGGCCGTCTTTCAGCTGCTTGGGCGCTTTACAAGGCTCAAGAGGAACTTGTGAAGGTTGCTAAGGACTTTGGCGTGAAGCTTACAATGTTTCATGGGAGAGGAGGGACTGTTGGAAGAGGAGGAGGACCAACCCATCTTGCTATTTTGTCTCAGCCACCAGACACCGTTCATGGCTCACTTCGGGTAACGGTTCAGGGAGAAGTCATTGAACAGTCTTTTGGAGAGGAGCATTTGTGCTTTAGGACACTTCAAAGGTTCACTGCAGCTACGCTTGAGCATGGCATGCATCCTCCTGAGTCACCAAAACCGGCATGGCGCGCCCTCATGGATGAGATGGCTGTCATTGCTACTCAGGAGTATCGCTCTGTTGTTTTCAGAGAGCCTCGTTTTGTTGAATATTTCAGACGT GCAACTCCTGAGTTGGAGTATGGAAGAATGAACATTGGCAGTCGTCCATCAAAGCGAAAGCCAAGCGGAGGAATTGAATCGCTACGTGCTATTCCTTGGATTTTTGCATGGACACAAACAAGGTTTCATTTGCCAGTGTGGCTTGGTTTTGGGACAGCCTTTAAGCATGTTATTGAGAAAGATCCAAAGAATCTGCAAATGCTTCAGGATATGTACAACCAATGGCCTTTCTTTAGGGTCACCCTTGACTTGGTTGAGATGGTGTTTGCCAAGGGAGACCCCGGCATTGCAGCCCTATTTGACAAACTCCTTGTGCCAGAAGAGCTACGTCCATTTGGAGAGAGCTTACGAGCTAAATACGAAGAAACCAAAACTTTTCTCCTCCAG GTTGCTGGGCACAAGGATCTTCTTGAAGGAGACCCCTACTTGAAGCAAAGACTTCGACTTCGTGACTCATACATCACAACCCTGAATGTGTTGCAAGCCTACACGTTGAAGCGAATCCGTGATCCTGACTACCATGTGAAGTTGAGGCCACACTTGTCAAAGGACTACATGGAATCAAGCAAGCCAGCAGCAGAGCTTGTTAAACTTAACCCCAAAAGCGAGTATGCACCTGGCCTTGAAGACACCCTTATTTTGACAATGAAGGGTATTGCTGCTGGCATGCAAAATACCGGTTGA